The sequence ATATGTGAAAATATGGAAATTATATATACTAAAGCAATGCTTGCCTGATGAATAGGCACTATTTGAAATTGAACATGGTATATGCTCCAAGTGTAAACTTGACTGTCACGAGCTTGTCAAGAATATCAGACCATTAtgcaagaaaaagagagaagaatacATTAGGAATGTTGCTCCAAATATTGCAAGTAGATTGAAATTGTAAGTGCCATACTTTGATATTATGCTTTTCAATGTTTTGTGCTTATGTTAACTTCTCTTTGCCTATTTAGGCAACTTACAGGCTATTGGGGACACTATTGTGGTCTGAACTCAcaaaatattaatgaatatGAGTAGTTCTCCTAATTTGTAGATTGATGATGACACTGTTTTTTTCACTATATTTTACCACAGGCTAGATAAGCTTGTACATGAGCCAAATGAGGGTAATGCTTGGCACGCAGATCATATAGTGCCTGTATATAAAGGAGGAGGTAAAGTGTGTGCATAATTTTTGCGTGCTTTTGGCTCTTAACATTATGGTCTAATTTATCTGATCTCACGCAGGGGAATGCACACTTGAGAATTTGAGAACTCTTTGTGTGGCTTGTCATTCTGAGGTCACCTGTTCACAGCAAAAGGAGCGAAAAGAATTAACAAAGAAAGCTAAAGAGCTTCTGAAAAACACCGTCAATAATCAGCAGAAGGATGAAGTTAGTAGTCCTGCCctatttcaaactttttttgaAAACATTTTTCCTCTGAAGTGATGCCATCTCTGAAATTATTAAGATTACAGTAACACAGTGACTCTCCTGTGCTTACTGTTGATACTTTCTCATATATTAGCTTCTGTTACTATTGCCAGTTGGCTGTCATGCCatttcttaagcatggtgaagAATGATAATTTTGCGATCATTCTACAAGGCAAATCATCTACTGTCTCCGTTCAGAAATATAAGGCATATTTTGACTGTCCAATTTTGAGCTTTGACCAACTATTAAtctaataatatttacattttgcCATGAAAAGTGATATTATAGGATTTTGAGTATGCTTTTGTATCCGTAAGTGAAATAATGTAAGGAAACTTTACAGTCAAAGCTTGTCTTTTGGATCGTCAAAATACACcctttgtttttgaaaaaaaaagggtagtAAATAGCTTGATCTGGATAATGTTTATCCCTTTATGCTATGTAAGATTGCACTCACTGACTTATTTCCTGGACTATGGttccaattgttttttttttctttttcccattgtaggcaagtgaagcagcagaagaagatgatgacaaGTCGTTGCTTGTCGTTGTCCCTGGTAGTGCCTACTCCTGAGTTGGGTAGCGTGGTTCTGGCTAGAGCATATGTATGTAGATTACAGTTGGACATTCTTCCAAAGGGCACCAATATTTTGTGCATATATTTGTTGCGTGTGGCCAAGATTGCAATTGCACTCATGCATTATGATTGCGATCTGCAACCGTCTTCTGTTTAGTCGGGGCGGCATTTTGGGCTGTGTAAGGAATGGTTGTGTAAGAAGAAAGGAAATGTCAATTTTGTTTTCAGTTTTTACCCACACGAAACATTGGAGAACTGCCACATGTTTGTTTgggaacttttttatttttaattttattaatagacttttacaaaaaaaacatttccaAGGTTCAGATTTGGAAATGCTTGTTGGGATGatctattaataaaataaaaaaaaataaaaaagtctaaaaaataaaaaaaaactttgtttgGAGTCAAACTTGTTTGTACAttatgggtgcgttcgttctGGGGGATTGGGTGAGAAAGGGACATCGTATTTCGTGCGCACGCtttctaaactactaaacggtgcattttttgcaaaaattttctataggaaatttgctttaaaaaatcatattaatccatttttgaaatttaaaataattaataatcaattaatcatgcgctaatggctcacctcgttatcttctcaatcttctctatcctcctctcctcaaactcaccctatATATAGGCTGTGATGTACTCTCGCTGTCCCAAATTATaaagtctatatttttttacacggttTTTAATGACatactttaaccattaatttatCTCATATTATGTTttccaacaaatatgaaattagcatcacataaaaatactttaaaatataaatctagtgaTATTGGTTAAGTCTAAAGTTATCGAGTCTGATTTTCCTTTTAAGGATGTCCTATAATTTGCGACAAATGGAGTAATatgaaaacacaggttacaatcGTAACTGAAAATTATTGATCAACTGGCACAACTACCTCCCCGATTTGCGTGCAACTATAAACTACATGAACGATTTGTACGTactcaagtaaaaaaaatctctattaGAAATGATCAAATCTCACTGACTTGCCTTCACTGATCGGTGGAGAATGTGCTTTAATAATTTTACAGTGATCAAACCAGAAGCAAAGCTGATAACCACGTCTCCATTTCTCAGAGTTATCAAAAACGATTAAACTCATGATACAATGCAAATGTTGTTCATGTCTGCATAATCTACGAACTCGCGATTACTAGCACGTGCTAATTAAGCCTAGGCGGCTAGGCCGCGCATGCGGGAGCCTTGAATTCCGTGAACCTAACGAACGCgatgccgcgcgccgccacgcgcagcggcgccgcgcacccgtcgccgacgacggccggcCGAAGCTCGGGGATCTCGCCGCCCGGGCCGAGCGCCAGCGCCTCGCCGTTGAGCAGCACCACCTGGCTCTGgatgtcgccgccgcgcgggctCAGGTGGTACTCCTCCCTCCGCCCGCCGCACGGCGCCGcgccgagcgcgccgccggccaccgacACGTCGAACGCCGTCGCGTTCGACAGGTTGATCAGGAGCACCGTCACCCCCGGCTTCTCCCTCGAGCAGTGCGCGTACGACCGGAGGTACGGCgaacctccgccgccggcggtggtcgCCGCCTTGAGGACCACCGGGCCCATGAGGCGGTGCCAGAGCAGCGCGCCGTAGTAGTCAGGGTTGGGGACGAAAGTGGTGGTGTTGAGGAGGCAGTAGTTGCCGCCGACGAGCGCCTGGCGGCAGTACACCCTGGTGCCGTGCGCCGCCGACATGCCGAGCTGGTCGAGGTACCAGAAGCCGTTCACGTACCTGTCCGACACGCCCTTCCCGCCGCTGTTGTACGCGCCGCCGGACTCGCCCACCCACGGCGAGCTCCACGGCCCGGAGCCCCGCACCGTGGCCGCCATGTCGCGGAACGTCTTCTCCACCTGGTCGAGGTACCCCGGGTCCTGCATCTTCCTCGCCAGGTCCCTGTCCTTGCCGGAGCCGAGGTTGTAGATGTGATGCGTCacgccgtcgacggcgccgcgccCCGACACCCGCAGCATCTCCGAGAACCACGCGCCGTCGTAGAATCCGCCCGGCGCGAGCACCTTcggcacctcgccgccgccgccgtacacaCGCTCCACCGCCTTCCTCAGCACCGCCACGTCGCGGCCgtactgcgccgccgccaccctcgccgcgacgccgctgcCGGACAGCTCGTTGCCGAGCTCCCACGACTCGACGCGGTAGCCCTTGCCGGCGGTGTACCGCATCAGGTCGAGCGCGTTCCGGGCGTCCCAGTCGCCGGAGTACAGCGTGTccttgccgccggcggcctTCCTCCGGCCCTTGAGCGCGTTCAGCCCGAACGTCACCGTCGTGCTGCACgtcaatcaaatcaaatcaaagataATTAGTCATTTAATCCTCCTCGAAATGGCGATTAATTAGCCGATAATTGCAGTTTAATTACTTGGTTCTTTTGAAGAAGACGTTGAGCTCGTCCCATCGGTTC is a genomic window of Oryza glaberrima chromosome 7, OglaRS2, whole genome shotgun sequence containing:
- the LOC127780096 gene encoding heparanase-like protein 1; this translates as MAAVLPLLAAALLVLFSGLHPAASTAAAGGEAATVVVKAAAAVSRTDDNFVCATLDWWPRDKCNYGMCPWYNASIINLDLNNTILNNAVKAFNSLRIRLGGSLQDQVTYKVGSNYGDCRSFQRDDGGLFGFTDGCLEMNRWDELNVFFKRTNTTVTFGLNALKGRRKAAGGKDTLYSGDWDARNALDLMRYTAGKGYRVESWELGNELSGSGVAARVAAAQYGRDVAVLRKAVERVYGGGGEVPKVLAPGGFYDGAWFSEMLRVSGRGAVDGVTHHIYNLGSGKDRDLARKMQDPGYLDQVEKTFRDMAATVRGSGPWSSPWVGESGGAYNSGGKGVSDRYVNGFWYLDQLGMSAAHGTRVYCRQALVGGNYCLLNTTTFVPNPDYYGALLWHRLMGPVVLKAATTAGGGGSPYLRSYAHCSREKPGVTVLLINLSNATAFDVSVAGGALGAAPCGGRREEYHLSPRGGDIQSQVVLLNGEALALGPGGEIPELRPAVVGDGCAAPLRVAARGIAFVRFTEFKAPACAA